From the genome of Leptospiraceae bacterium, one region includes:
- a CDS encoding NCS2 family permease, whose protein sequence is MKNFRWFVAGDIDGFFGLMVDNLIQLLVLLGLCHSVLGFPLEFLYRVVLPGIAISLIVGNFFYAYQAARLAKKENRDDVTALPYGVNTVSLFAFIFFVMLPVYIQSGDYKLAWKIGLVASFWSGCIEFFGAFVADFIRKATPRAALLSALAGIAMTFISMDFLIRTFQNPLIAFVPLGIILLQYFGKFRFPFRIPGGLVSVLVGTAIAWSTGFWQEKSFMDSKALAGSGAHLGFYFPVFSLNDFLSGLFDKNVKDYLSVIIPMGIFNVVGSLQNIESAEAAGDRFETRSSLLINGAGTLVGTLFGSPFPTTIYIGHPGWKGLGARAGYSVLNGVFMTIVCLFGLMGILQALIPIEAGMAIILWIGFIIGSQAFSASPPQHSPAIVVGLFPAFAGWAVLIIQSVFNFANGKLQGILKTEAIQKAYSIQLSDVPLNLPFLPYTLGGLLSLSQGFLLVSMIWSAICVFIIEKEFKKSFFWSLIAAALSLTGLIHSFNLSGNAILNNFSPNYIFALSYTLLAVLFLLSTLYQKKRQEV, encoded by the coding sequence ATGAAAAATTTTAGATGGTTCGTGGCCGGAGATATTGATGGCTTTTTTGGTTTGATGGTAGATAATCTCATTCAGCTTCTGGTTTTATTGGGTTTGTGTCACTCTGTGCTGGGTTTCCCGCTGGAGTTTCTTTATAGAGTGGTTTTACCCGGAATTGCCATCTCTCTTATCGTTGGGAATTTTTTCTATGCGTATCAGGCTGCCAGACTGGCAAAAAAGGAAAACCGGGATGATGTTACCGCATTGCCTTACGGGGTGAATACCGTTTCCCTTTTTGCTTTCATTTTCTTTGTAATGTTACCGGTATACATCCAATCCGGTGATTATAAGCTGGCCTGGAAAATAGGGCTGGTAGCAAGTTTTTGGAGTGGTTGTATTGAGTTTTTCGGTGCTTTCGTCGCTGATTTTATTCGAAAAGCTACACCCAGAGCAGCTCTTCTTTCTGCATTGGCCGGAATAGCCATGACCTTTATTTCCATGGATTTTTTAATACGGACTTTTCAGAATCCCCTGATTGCTTTTGTACCCTTAGGAATTATCTTATTACAATATTTTGGAAAATTTCGTTTTCCTTTTCGAATCCCCGGAGGATTGGTTTCGGTTTTAGTAGGAACGGCTATTGCCTGGTCTACCGGTTTCTGGCAGGAAAAGTCTTTCATGGATTCGAAAGCGCTTGCCGGTTCAGGTGCCCATCTGGGTTTTTATTTTCCCGTATTTTCCTTGAATGACTTTCTAAGTGGATTATTTGATAAAAATGTAAAAGATTACCTGTCTGTCATTATACCTATGGGAATTTTCAATGTGGTAGGTTCTCTACAAAACATAGAATCCGCCGAAGCTGCCGGAGATAGATTTGAAACCCGAAGTTCCTTGCTTATAAATGGAGCAGGGACCCTTGTCGGAACCCTTTTTGGTTCCCCCTTCCCAACTACCATTTATATAGGCCATCCGGGTTGGAAAGGATTAGGCGCCAGAGCTGGATATTCCGTTTTAAATGGTGTTTTTATGACGATAGTCTGCCTTTTCGGGTTAATGGGGATTTTACAGGCTCTAATTCCCATAGAAGCCGGGATGGCAATTATTCTCTGGATAGGTTTTATTATCGGTTCTCAGGCTTTTTCTGCGAGCCCCCCCCAACATTCACCGGCTATAGTAGTGGGCCTATTCCCGGCTTTTGCCGGCTGGGCTGTGTTAATTATACAGAGTGTATTTAATTTTGCAAATGGAAAATTACAGGGAATACTGAAGACCGAAGCCATTCAAAAGGCCTATTCGATTCAACTATCGGATGTACCTCTGAATCTACCTTTTCTCCCTTACACTCTGGGTGGTTTACTTTCATTATCACAGGGATTTTTGTTGGTTTCCATGATCTGGTCAGCTATCTGTGTATTCATAATAGAAAAGGAATTTAAAAAATCATTTTTCTGGAGTTTAATTGCAGCTGCTTTATCATTAACCGGACTCATCCATTCTTTCAACCTGAGCGGAAATGCTATTTTAAATAATTTTTCACCAAATTATATTTTTGCCTTGAGTTACACACTACTTGCTGTACTCTTTCTGTTATCTACATTGTACCAAAAAAAACGACAGGAAGTATAA
- the htpX gene encoding protease HtpX, which produces MAWFKRIGLFLLTNILIITTISIITSVLGLNGYIEEAGLNYSALIITCALWGMIGALISLALSKVMAKWMMGVNVIDERNAGAYSGIVQSVRRLSATAKIPMPEVGVYVSPEINAFATGPTKSSALVAVSTGLLENMNENEIEGVLAHEISHISNGDMVTMTLIQGVVNSFALFLSRIISFAIGNMVREELETIVRIVSTIILDIVFSILGSMVVAYFSRMREYRADLGGAKLAGRENMIAALENLRRTYEAVDDRGAALASLKISGSRISLFSSHPPLEERIKALKTVNIH; this is translated from the coding sequence ATGGCATGGTTTAAGAGGATAGGACTCTTTTTACTTACCAATATATTAATCATAACCACTATTTCAATTATCACATCTGTTCTGGGTTTAAATGGTTATATTGAAGAAGCGGGTTTAAACTATAGTGCATTAATTATCACCTGTGCTTTATGGGGGATGATCGGAGCACTTATATCTCTTGCCCTTTCCAAAGTAATGGCAAAATGGATGATGGGTGTTAACGTCATCGATGAAAGAAATGCGGGAGCTTATAGCGGAATAGTTCAATCAGTTAGAAGGTTGAGTGCGACAGCAAAGATTCCTATGCCGGAAGTAGGAGTATATGTATCACCGGAAATCAATGCGTTTGCCACCGGGCCTACTAAATCCAGTGCATTAGTTGCCGTATCAACCGGTCTTCTGGAAAATATGAATGAAAACGAAATTGAGGGTGTTTTAGCCCATGAAATTTCCCATATTTCAAATGGAGACATGGTAACGATGACCCTTATACAGGGAGTAGTAAACTCTTTTGCACTTTTTCTTTCCAGGATCATTAGTTTTGCAATAGGGAATATGGTTCGAGAGGAGTTGGAAACTATAGTTCGTATTGTAAGTACCATTATTCTGGATATAGTGTTCAGTATCCTTGGTTCGATGGTAGTGGCTTACTTCTCAAGAATGAGAGAATACAGAGCTGATCTGGGCGGTGCCAAACTTGCCGGAAGGGAGAATATGATAGCTGCTCTTGAAAACCTGAGAAGGACTTATGAAGCTGTTGACGATAGGGGAGCAGCCCTGGCCAGCCTGAAAATCTCCGGAAGTAGAATTTCCCTGTTTTCATCTCACCCTCCTCTCGAAGAGAGAATCAAAGCTTTAAAAACAGTGAATATTCACTAA
- a CDS encoding adenine phosphoribosyltransferase, with protein sequence MSIIKSKIRTIPNWPKEGVMFRDITSLLIDPEGFALTVGTFVARYQDKMITKVAGIEARGFIPGAAIAFQLGIGFVPIRKKGKLPGETIAQEYQLEYGTDMVEIHSDSITKEDRVLIIDDLIATGGTIKASIQLIQRLGGTVHEAAVIIDLPDLGGKNLIKEEFGVDTFSICEFAGH encoded by the coding sequence ATGTCTATAATCAAATCAAAGATCAGAACGATTCCGAATTGGCCTAAAGAAGGCGTAATGTTCAGAGACATTACATCACTATTGATAGATCCGGAAGGCTTTGCTTTGACTGTTGGGACTTTTGTAGCCCGTTATCAAGATAAAATGATAACTAAGGTTGCCGGAATAGAAGCCAGAGGTTTTATTCCCGGAGCTGCTATTGCCTTTCAGCTCGGTATAGGTTTTGTTCCTATCCGAAAAAAAGGAAAGCTACCCGGTGAAACCATAGCCCAGGAATACCAGCTTGAATATGGGACCGATATGGTAGAAATTCATAGTGACTCCATTACGAAAGAAGATAGAGTTCTGATTATTGATGATTTAATCGCTACCGGAGGAACCATTAAGGCCTCTATTCAGCTGATTCAGCGCCTGGGTGGAACTGTACACGAAGCCGCTGTAATTATCGATCTACCGGATCTGGGCGGTAAAAACCTAATTAAAGAGGAATTTGGAGTAGATACATTTTCCATCTGCGAATTCGCCGGCCATTAA
- a CDS encoding ATP-binding protein: MEYWFIKAIIFITIVITLGFFTTIFRRPYTSTKISYGLFGVALILWNLNNLVVDWIIKPSFSLHYLHSFLSMFTFYLGVVFALHFPFYRRRESRLNHYVSFIGGIGYLILIQTLCVPLIEEYYPIESRFFLKINEFLYRAFTFLCILSFTVIIFFNLSNTIKSLKRFLYRALTLLSVITGFIISYNYSYRERFNLFSTDIPVEFIDMIYLSILGYAIYYFRFIGYYPSLLSYFIMGEYATLVIQKVEPASREGAQSLKDYLWRIYESENWRDFVDEFWFNIVIDETIDNALEHGGKRSYDVITVCLYESPEYLDLYVKDMGKGFEPSGIPDPRLPERKTIPTGRGIHILKKLYNVKWNFIGNEIRVRIPKNQEMQY, translated from the coding sequence ATGGAATACTGGTTTATTAAAGCAATAATTTTCATTACTATCGTCATTACTCTCGGTTTCTTCACCACAATATTTAGAAGGCCCTATACCTCAACTAAGATCTCCTACGGGCTTTTTGGAGTTGCTCTTATTCTATGGAACTTAAATAATCTGGTAGTGGATTGGATAATCAAACCCTCTTTTAGTTTACATTACCTCCATTCCTTCCTTTCAATGTTCACCTTTTATCTTGGAGTAGTTTTTGCCCTTCATTTTCCTTTTTATAGACGAAGAGAATCCCGATTAAATCATTATGTAAGTTTTATTGGAGGAATAGGGTATCTAATCCTGATTCAGACACTTTGCGTACCTCTTATAGAGGAATATTATCCTATAGAAAGTCGTTTTTTTCTAAAAATTAATGAGTTTTTATACCGAGCCTTTACGTTTTTATGCATACTTTCTTTCACTGTCATTATCTTTTTTAATCTTTCCAATACAATAAAAAGTCTTAAACGTTTTTTATACCGTGCTCTCACTTTATTGTCAGTAATTACAGGTTTCATTATCTCATATAATTACTCATATAGGGAACGATTCAATCTTTTTTCTACCGACATTCCTGTAGAATTTATAGATATGATTTACCTTTCCATTCTTGGATATGCTATTTATTATTTTCGTTTTATTGGATATTATCCCAGTTTACTGTCTTATTTTATTATGGGTGAATATGCAACCCTGGTTATCCAAAAAGTAGAACCTGCCTCCAGGGAAGGGGCTCAGAGCCTTAAGGATTATCTCTGGAGAATTTACGAGTCAGAAAATTGGAGGGATTTTGTTGATGAGTTCTGGTTTAATATTGTAATCGATGAGACTATTGACAATGCACTTGAACATGGAGGAAAACGCTCTTATGATGTAATTACCGTTTGTTTATATGAGTCTCCAGAATACCTTGATTTATATGTAAAAGATATGGGGAAAGGATTTGAACCATCCGGAATTCCGGACCCAAGGCTCCCGGAAAGGAAAACAATACCTACCGGAAGAGGCATCCATATTTTAAAAAAATTATATAATGTGAAATGGAATTTTATCGGAAACGAAATTCGTGTGAGGATTCCAAAAAACCAGGAAATGCAATATTAA
- a CDS encoding trypsin-like peptidase domain-containing protein translates to MKYLFKLLLALFFILLINSPIVSKELDFETIRKGVVQIKVFSQGMDPYSPWQAGTLSASTGTGFIIQKDKILTNAHVISNAKFIQVQRHNQSEWYEVKRLFVAHDCDLALLQAVNPEFYKDSYSFEFGAIPELNSPILVVGFPIGGDKISVSRGIVSRKEQSTYAHSQIDSHLVIQVDAAINPGNSGGPAIQAGKVAGVAFQVATRGENIGYLIPTTVIKYFLDDIQDGEYNGYVELGVRTMNSFNPDLRKYLNIPDNLDGVLVKQVFKGGSAEGYLQKYDLIVSIDGLPIGKNGTIILDKDTRIDFVEVVDNKHAKEPISLKVFRQGKMLELKFPAKKMYDFEYMRNSYDTGFDYLLLGGLVFQEHSRSLLQEWGKSQETQGGSQFLYRFFYFIEDGLNKDVDSDVVFYRKLAHQTNSSSDYFLNLILHSVNGVLIKNLKHMKEVVGREMKNEFIVLRFRDLKTPLILKTSEILKADQEIKKIYHLDK, encoded by the coding sequence ATGAAATATCTGTTTAAGCTACTCTTAGCTTTGTTTTTTATCCTATTGATAAATTCTCCCATTGTTTCTAAGGAACTCGATTTTGAAACGATTCGTAAAGGGGTAGTTCAAATAAAAGTGTTTTCTCAGGGTATGGATCCTTACTCTCCCTGGCAAGCAGGAACTTTAAGCGCAAGCACCGGGACCGGATTCATTATCCAGAAAGATAAAATTCTTACAAATGCCCATGTGATTTCGAATGCCAAATTTATTCAAGTGCAAAGACATAACCAGTCAGAATGGTATGAAGTAAAGCGTCTTTTTGTTGCCCATGATTGTGACCTTGCTCTTTTGCAGGCGGTAAATCCTGAGTTTTACAAAGATTCTTATTCATTTGAATTTGGGGCTATTCCGGAATTAAACTCTCCCATTCTGGTAGTGGGCTTCCCTATAGGAGGAGATAAAATTTCGGTTAGCCGTGGAATCGTTTCCCGTAAAGAACAATCCACCTATGCACATTCCCAGATTGATAGTCATCTTGTTATACAGGTAGATGCTGCTATTAATCCGGGCAATTCGGGTGGGCCTGCCATCCAGGCGGGAAAGGTAGCCGGAGTTGCTTTTCAGGTAGCTACTCGTGGAGAAAATATTGGGTATTTGATTCCAACAACCGTAATAAAATACTTCCTCGATGACATTCAAGATGGAGAATATAATGGTTACGTTGAGCTTGGGGTTCGAACTATGAACTCATTCAATCCCGACCTGCGTAAATACTTAAATATCCCGGACAATTTGGATGGGGTCCTTGTGAAACAGGTTTTCAAAGGAGGAAGTGCTGAAGGATATTTACAAAAATATGATTTAATTGTTTCTATTGATGGACTTCCGATAGGAAAAAATGGAACGATTATTTTAGACAAGGATACCCGCATTGATTTTGTTGAAGTAGTAGATAACAAACATGCAAAAGAACCTATCTCATTAAAGGTTTTTCGTCAGGGGAAAATGTTGGAATTGAAATTTCCTGCAAAGAAAATGTATGACTTTGAATACATGAGAAACTCCTATGATACCGGTTTTGATTATTTATTACTGGGAGGATTAGTTTTCCAGGAACACTCTCGTTCCCTTTTGCAGGAATGGGGGAAGAGTCAAGAAACACAGGGAGGAAGTCAATTCTTATATCGATTCTTTTATTTTATAGAAGATGGTTTAAATAAAGATGTAGATTCAGATGTTGTTTTCTATAGAAAGTTGGCTCATCAAACAAATTCGTCTTCCGATTACTTTTTAAACCTAATTTTGCATTCAGTCAATGGTGTTCTTATTAAGAATCTAAAACATATGAAAGAAGTAGTTGGAAGAGAAATGAAAAATGAATTTATTGTTCTTAGATTTAGAGACCTCAAAACTCCTCTAATATTAAAAACTTCTGAAATACTTAAAGCGGATCAAGAAATTAAAAAAATTTACCATCTGGATAAATAA
- a CDS encoding serine protease, whose translation MKIQKLVFFALLTLPISFLFSEEPPTKQYRESELRKSIVQVRITAQAPNYYMPWRPKKPHTQMAVGIVVEGQRILALTSYLKNYTLIEVKKFSSYTPSPALPVRVDYESNLSLLSIKDPDFFKDLKPLTFKGSIELMKTVSIVQLDNAGAIQEANGKVNAIDMEKYGMGHTDLPYLNIVSEEKHRGNGELIINGQGAIGLLHNFYVRKNSGKAIPGFIIQRFLEQIDKVNGSPFSHLGFSYRPLTDNATKEYFGLSNSQNGVLITEIIPYSSAEEILEVDDIVTEFGNKAIDSRGYFQHPNFDKQSLAYLSNCGDEFGFSLHSELPLKVIRNKKEYEFKLKLEPFPYKAIKIPYKNYQGKNPDYLIRGGFVFLDLSEFLLKEWGLRWRSKINKKLLYLHDYHKYHKPGEEGKFVILSQVFPDISNNGYHHISMKIVEKVNGRPVHSVRDIDRLFDDSSENFISIEVDNEMDIILDKRNLPVIDKRIQKQFGIKKLKNF comes from the coding sequence ATGAAGATACAAAAACTTGTCTTTTTTGCTCTACTTACTCTTCCGATTTCTTTCCTTTTTTCGGAAGAACCACCTACGAAACAATACAGGGAGAGCGAGCTTAGAAAAAGTATTGTTCAAGTTCGAATCACTGCTCAAGCCCCCAATTACTATATGCCATGGAGACCGAAAAAGCCTCATACTCAAATGGCTGTTGGAATTGTAGTAGAAGGACAACGTATCCTTGCTCTAACTTCCTACTTAAAAAATTATACCCTTATCGAAGTAAAAAAGTTTTCTTCCTATACGCCTTCACCAGCTCTTCCTGTAAGAGTTGATTATGAGTCAAATCTAAGTTTATTAAGTATTAAAGATCCTGATTTTTTTAAAGATCTAAAACCCCTTACATTTAAAGGTTCCATTGAGCTAATGAAAACAGTTTCAATTGTTCAGTTGGATAATGCAGGAGCCATACAGGAAGCAAATGGAAAGGTGAATGCGATCGATATGGAAAAATATGGTATGGGTCATACGGATTTACCTTATCTGAATATAGTTTCAGAAGAGAAACATAGGGGAAATGGTGAACTAATCATAAATGGGCAGGGAGCAATAGGCTTACTTCATAATTTTTATGTCAGAAAAAATTCAGGAAAAGCTATCCCCGGTTTTATTATTCAACGCTTCCTGGAGCAGATCGATAAAGTCAATGGCTCCCCTTTTTCACATCTAGGATTTAGCTATAGGCCGCTAACAGACAATGCTACCAAAGAGTATTTTGGTTTATCTAATTCTCAAAATGGAGTTCTTATAACGGAGATTATTCCTTATTCTTCGGCTGAAGAAATATTAGAGGTTGACGATATAGTTACGGAATTTGGAAATAAAGCTATTGATTCTCGTGGATATTTTCAACATCCGAATTTTGATAAGCAATCCCTTGCTTACCTTTCCAATTGTGGTGATGAATTTGGTTTTAGCTTACATTCAGAGCTCCCGCTCAAGGTAATTCGAAATAAAAAAGAATATGAATTCAAACTCAAATTAGAACCTTTTCCATATAAAGCTATAAAAATTCCTTATAAGAATTACCAGGGAAAAAATCCGGATTATCTAATACGAGGCGGTTTTGTATTTTTAGATCTGAGTGAGTTTTTATTGAAAGAATGGGGACTCAGGTGGAGATCTAAAATAAATAAAAAACTCCTCTATCTTCATGATTATCATAAGTATCACAAGCCGGGAGAAGAAGGAAAATTCGTAATTCTGTCACAGGTTTTTCCGGATATATCCAACAATGGGTATCACCATATTTCCATGAAAATAGTAGAAAAAGTAAATGGAAGACCGGTCCATTCCGTCAGGGATATTGACAGACTTTTCGATGATTCTTCTGAAAATTTTATCAGCATAGAAGTCGATAATGAAATGGATATAATTTTAGATAAAAGAAATCTGCCTGTAATTGATAAGAGAATTCAAAAACAATTCGGAATAAAAAAACTTAAAAACTTTTAA
- a CDS encoding outer membrane beta-barrel protein, which yields MKVKVNQILTIIIIYTLSIFSVSVLAQDLSSEPKIDTVKEMIQKEYEKKWYNQVNFSGFVDVYYNYTMNNSQGAQVNHAGTMHKYNKQFAVSSVELDIEKVPEKKSPWGFRIDFQNGQNNAFQENSSYVSNSIFNMNMLQQAYVSLYFPIYKGIQFDMGKMTSHAEVDAIESKDNYTYTMGYLSYNIPFIATGARAKATLSDSWAFTLYFYDNVTGTGYINYNKRNTNAQEFLADTNQHYYNVGSTKAQTVGTKLEGDVVKEKVSMSWNTIYGNEYANGRVDNQTYYYNQIANAPTPSSPGYKIKYDYYFINNIYFTFHLLERLSFIIDWSFYQKSGGMAANSGAYIKEGIPQGTIPGLNVSLGRDGNKVKRINNTYAFFLQYFFTKEMGLGLRYEYIDDSRYGGPYASNPPRAGITPQYRYDLLTLDQYGLRASGNLGQVRTFTITPTYIYSEHIIVKLDFRRDWGMGDQFIDERGRPCSYQNGVILGLVAKF from the coding sequence ATGAAAGTAAAGGTAAATCAAATTCTTACAATTATCATCATATATACTCTCAGCATCTTTTCAGTCTCGGTATTGGCACAGGACTTATCTTCAGAGCCTAAGATTGACACCGTAAAGGAAATGATTCAAAAAGAGTATGAGAAGAAATGGTACAATCAGGTGAATTTTTCAGGCTTTGTGGATGTTTATTACAATTACACTATGAACAATTCCCAGGGAGCCCAGGTAAATCATGCCGGAACCATGCATAAGTATAATAAACAATTTGCTGTTAGTTCGGTTGAATTAGATATAGAAAAAGTACCTGAGAAAAAAAGTCCCTGGGGTTTCCGAATTGATTTTCAAAACGGTCAGAATAATGCATTTCAGGAAAACTCTTCCTATGTTTCCAATTCTATTTTCAACATGAACATGCTTCAGCAGGCCTATGTAAGTTTGTATTTTCCCATTTATAAAGGAATACAATTTGACATGGGAAAAATGACAAGTCATGCTGAAGTGGATGCCATTGAATCTAAGGATAATTATACTTATACAATGGGGTATTTGAGTTATAATATTCCTTTTATTGCAACAGGAGCAAGGGCCAAAGCGACTTTGAGTGATAGCTGGGCTTTTACTCTGTATTTCTATGATAACGTAACAGGAACGGGTTATATTAATTATAACAAAAGAAATACAAATGCTCAGGAATTTTTAGCCGATACAAACCAGCATTATTACAATGTGGGTTCTACCAAAGCACAAACCGTCGGGACGAAATTAGAAGGCGATGTAGTCAAAGAAAAGGTAAGTATGAGTTGGAATACTATCTATGGTAATGAATATGCCAATGGTAGAGTTGATAATCAAACATATTATTATAATCAGATAGCAAACGCCCCTACTCCTTCCAGTCCGGGCTATAAAATAAAATATGACTATTACTTTATTAATAATATCTATTTCACCTTTCATTTACTTGAAAGATTAAGTTTTATTATTGATTGGAGCTTCTATCAAAAATCGGGTGGAATGGCAGCCAATTCGGGTGCCTATATAAAGGAAGGGATTCCGCAGGGAACCATTCCCGGTCTGAATGTTTCACTCGGTAGAGATGGCAATAAAGTGAAGCGAATCAATAATACATATGCATTTTTCCTGCAATATTTCTTTACCAAAGAAATGGGTCTGGGTCTGAGATACGAATATATAGATGATAGTAGATATGGAGGCCCCTATGCCAGTAACCCTCCTCGTGCAGGGATAACTCCTCAATACAGGTATGATTTATTAACCCTGGATCAATATGGTTTACGTGCTTCCGGAAATTTAGGCCAGGTACGTACATTTACCATTACTCCTACTTACATTTACTCTGAACATATTATTGTAAAACTTGACTTCAGAAGAGACTGGGGTATGGGCGATCAGTTTATTGATGAAAGAGGAAGACCCTGTAGCTACCAGAATGGAGTCATCCTCGGACTTGTTGCCAAATTTTAG
- a CDS encoding putative DNA binding domain-containing protein — protein sequence MDEILQLQERVRNAILVGESDFREFKSALEGKPDNKKPGSVKRICEKISEALVAFANTDGGELLIGVEDDTTITGVPHSEKEILMMLNSIRTHVMSGQKLPMVYALKVKLDNKFVLFFQVEKGSSEIYQLPDGRVVVRKDKRTVPANVRRLQFERQEVKSREYDRKFVDGASISDLDLPLIQNLADGFLKGLTVEKYLQQIGLAEYAINGLRLREAALLLFAKDINRWHPRSQVRFLKVKGSSLESGEKYNVVSDETVHGNIFELIIKSWERLRPYLAYKTEFGADARFEQKYIYPEDACKEAILNAIVHRDYNNSNGIEVYIYDDRMDIRNPGALLSTLTVEDLYILDNRHESRNARITNVLKISKFMREIGEGMKRIFRLMEQSELKRPILYSNTNWFTVTLFNKSVYTPKQEQFINLFSAYPLSHNQKQVILLGMEGKAIAPHDIYLAMNTADRDTYDKEVSGLRKMKLLQEIRTNAQASIYAKKNQISKQKVHRFKVRLPNTGLSDTKTGN from the coding sequence ATGGATGAAATTCTTCAACTCCAGGAAAGGGTGCGAAATGCTATTCTGGTTGGAGAAAGTGATTTCCGTGAATTTAAGTCTGCCCTCGAAGGAAAACCCGACAATAAAAAGCCGGGTTCTGTAAAGCGAATCTGTGAAAAAATTTCTGAAGCTCTGGTGGCTTTTGCCAATACAGATGGAGGGGAGCTCCTTATCGGTGTAGAAGATGACACCACGATAACAGGGGTTCCTCATTCAGAAAAAGAAATCCTGATGATGCTTAACTCTATTCGAACTCATGTTATGTCAGGGCAAAAACTTCCTATGGTTTATGCTCTCAAAGTAAAACTGGATAATAAATTTGTTCTTTTTTTTCAGGTAGAAAAAGGAAGCTCGGAAATTTATCAACTTCCTGACGGTAGAGTTGTAGTTCGAAAAGATAAGCGAACTGTTCCGGCCAATGTAAGACGGCTTCAATTTGAAAGGCAGGAGGTGAAGTCCAGAGAATACGACAGGAAGTTTGTTGACGGAGCCAGCATCTCGGATCTCGATCTACCACTTATTCAAAATCTTGCGGACGGTTTTTTGAAAGGTTTGACTGTTGAAAAATATCTTCAGCAGATTGGATTGGCAGAATATGCAATTAATGGACTCAGACTCAGGGAAGCTGCACTCTTGCTTTTTGCGAAAGATATTAATCGCTGGCATCCGCGTTCTCAGGTCCGGTTCCTGAAAGTAAAAGGAAGCAGCCTTGAATCAGGAGAAAAATATAATGTAGTCTCTGATGAAACTGTTCATGGAAACATTTTTGAACTCATTATAAAATCCTGGGAGCGTTTACGACCTTACCTCGCTTATAAAACCGAATTTGGCGCAGATGCCCGTTTTGAACAGAAATACATCTACCCGGAAGATGCCTGTAAAGAAGCGATTCTGAATGCAATTGTACATAGAGATTATAATAATTCTAATGGAATTGAGGTTTATATTTATGATGATAGGATGGATATACGTAACCCGGGTGCTTTACTTTCAACCCTGACAGTAGAAGATCTGTATATACTTGATAATCGACACGAATCCCGTAATGCCAGGATTACAAATGTTTTAAAAATCAGTAAATTTATGCGAGAAATAGGAGAGGGGATGAAGCGTATTTTTCGCTTGATGGAACAGAGTGAACTGAAACGGCCCATCCTGTATTCGAATACAAATTGGTTTACGGTAACTCTATTTAATAAATCTGTATATACTCCCAAACAGGAACAGTTTATTAATCTTTTCAGTGCTTACCCTTTAAGCCATAACCAGAAACAGGTAATTTTATTGGGGATGGAGGGAAAGGCCATTGCTCCTCATGATATTTACCTGGCAATGAATACCGCAGATCGAGATACTTATGACAAGGAAGTCAGTGGATTACGCAAAATGAAGCTCTTGCAGGAAATTCGAACCAATGCTCAGGCCAGTATTTATGCTAAAAAAAACCAGATTAGTAAACAGAAAGTTCATCGATTTAAGGTTCGGCTTCCAAATACCGGTTTGTCAGATACAAAAACCGGTAATTAG